One Luteolibacter flavescens DNA window includes the following coding sequences:
- a CDS encoding sulfite exporter TauE/SafE family protein: protein MDLTLAGALVAGLATSLHCAGMCGPLACGVGMLAKSEGERMAAATAYHAGRLTSYTAIGTLCGALGKEPLGWFFHSPAVLLPWALVAALLMLATGLEKKIPRPAFLMRFIARQRFRAQRLPVTAGAGLTGLFTPFLPCGPLYAVFIALLASGSAARGAEVALAFGLGTVPLLWVAQHQFQRLRTKLKPAGMLRIQRGLALITALILAWRLHDTIPLGRPEVVQDQTQEQLPSCCH from the coding sequence ATGGACCTGACCCTCGCCGGGGCCCTCGTGGCCGGACTCGCCACCAGCCTGCACTGCGCCGGCATGTGCGGCCCGCTGGCCTGCGGGGTCGGCATGCTGGCGAAGAGCGAGGGCGAACGCATGGCTGCTGCCACGGCCTACCACGCCGGTCGCCTCACCTCCTACACTGCCATCGGCACGCTGTGCGGGGCCTTGGGGAAGGAGCCGCTGGGATGGTTCTTCCACTCGCCCGCGGTGCTCCTGCCATGGGCACTCGTGGCGGCGCTGCTGATGCTGGCCACGGGGCTGGAGAAGAAGATCCCGAGACCCGCATTCCTGATGCGCTTCATCGCCAGGCAGCGCTTCAGGGCGCAGCGGCTGCCGGTCACCGCCGGTGCGGGATTGACCGGGCTCTTCACGCCCTTCCTTCCCTGCGGACCTCTCTATGCCGTCTTCATCGCGCTGCTGGCCTCGGGCTCCGCGGCGCGCGGGGCGGAGGTCGCACTCGCCTTCGGCCTCGGCACGGTCCCGCTGCTATGGGTGGCGCAGCATCAGTTCCAGCGGCTGAGGACCAAGCTGAAGCCCGCGGGCATGCTGCGCATCCAGCGCGGCCTCGCCCTGATCACCGCGCTGATCCTCGCGTGGCGGCTGCACGACACGATCCCACTCGGAAGGCCGGAAGTGGTCCAAGACCAAACCCAGGAACAACTTCCCTCCTGCTGCCACTGA
- a CDS encoding prepilin peptidase, with amino-acid sequence MLSLRLNAATLIEIFPSLAHPVWFVPAFLIGACIGSFLNVVIYRVPIGLSVNEPKRSFCPKCKSEIPMRLNIPLVSWLWLRGKCSNCRSPIAFRYFGVELLTALLFTAIWWFLQTSVPLGSFLRPELGAVLPLWIMASLFMAIVFIDIEHMIIPISFSVAIMVAGVAAAALWPQLSDLSGWSTQAALLKDGLKQSVLGGIIGGCGLWCMVLLGKLAFGKKKMDYKDPVAWKLIEPDNEEDPIFFEMDGEKTAWWDIFYRKSDRLILTTTEVSANGESHGAGEVIIREHQIELPGGKVIALDDLKSLEGMGTKVVIPREAMGMGDVYLMGGIGAFFGWVGVLFSLFAASLYAIVAAVLGRIGFGRPLPFGPFLILGALTWMFGGWKIAQWYFDSLVFLR; translated from the coding sequence ATGCTTTCACTCAGATTGAATGCCGCCACCTTGATCGAGATTTTCCCATCCTTGGCCCACCCGGTCTGGTTCGTGCCTGCCTTCCTCATCGGTGCCTGCATCGGGTCGTTCCTGAACGTGGTCATCTACCGCGTGCCGATTGGCCTTTCGGTGAATGAGCCGAAGCGCTCCTTCTGCCCCAAGTGCAAGTCCGAGATTCCGATGCGGCTGAATATCCCGCTGGTGAGCTGGCTGTGGCTGCGCGGGAAGTGCTCGAACTGCAGGTCGCCGATCGCCTTCCGCTATTTCGGCGTCGAGTTGCTCACCGCACTGCTCTTTACCGCCATCTGGTGGTTCCTCCAGACGTCGGTGCCGCTCGGATCGTTCCTGAGGCCGGAGCTCGGAGCCGTCCTTCCGCTGTGGATTATGGCTTCATTGTTCATGGCGATCGTCTTCATCGACATCGAGCACATGATCATCCCGATCTCCTTCAGCGTGGCGATCATGGTGGCGGGTGTCGCCGCCGCGGCGCTGTGGCCGCAGCTCTCGGATCTCTCCGGCTGGTCCACGCAGGCAGCGCTGCTGAAGGACGGCTTGAAGCAGTCCGTGCTCGGCGGCATCATCGGCGGCTGCGGCCTCTGGTGCATGGTGCTGTTAGGCAAGCTCGCCTTCGGAAAAAAGAAGATGGATTACAAGGATCCGGTCGCTTGGAAGCTGATCGAGCCGGACAACGAGGAGGATCCGATCTTCTTCGAGATGGATGGCGAGAAGACCGCCTGGTGGGACATCTTCTACCGCAAGTCCGACCGTCTGATCCTGACCACCACCGAGGTCTCGGCGAATGGCGAAAGCCACGGGGCAGGGGAGGTGATCATCCGCGAGCACCAGATCGAGCTGCCCGGCGGAAAAGTGATCGCGCTGGATGACCTGAAGTCGCTGGAGGGCATGGGAACGAAGGTCGTGATCCCGCGCGAAGCGATGGGCATGGGCGACGTTTATCTGATGGGTGGCATCGGTGCCTTCTTCGGCTGGGTCGGCGTGCTCTTCAGCCTTTTTGCCGCGTCGCTGTATGCCATCGTGGCCGCGGTGCTCGGGCGCATCGGTTTTGGCAGGCCGCTTCCATTCGGACCCTTTCTGATCCTCGGTGCGCTGACTTGGATGTTCGGCGGATGGAAGATCGCGCAGTGGTATTTCGATAGCCTGGTCTTCCTACGCTGA
- the ccoG gene encoding cytochrome c oxidase accessory protein CcoG yields the protein MPVQVQKQKRPNLDSVTTINQDGSRFFLHTADVSGKWTTARRVFGAALIAVYIALPWIPVNGSPALFFDVEQRRFHVFGLTLVPQDLWVMFFGVTGLGFTLFFVTALLGRLWCGWACPYTVFLDHVFRRIERLAEGDAVARRKLDAAPWAAGKITRRGVKHLLYAICATLIAHIFLSYFVSIPRLYEHMHEGPLAHATSFGIVVFLTLALWFCFGWFREQFCVIMCPYGRLQSALTDDDTINVGYDEKRGEPRGAKGKATGDCIDCRRCVNVCPTGIDIRNGLQLECIGCAACIDACDDIMTKVGRPKGLVRYDSLNGLTGKKRRFIRPRVIAYTVLGAMGLLAFSIAGWRQARPFTADFTRMRGQPFYADATAIRNHYQVRFHNKRNQPARFTLHLADAPTGYTLSGADAEVEVPPRGEITRPAIVVAPVSEYRGATDLRIEVRAQPGDVVLRHEMRFLGPDLQNPQN from the coding sequence ATGCCCGTCCAGGTCCAGAAGCAGAAGCGTCCGAATCTCGACTCCGTCACCACGATCAATCAGGACGGGTCGCGCTTCTTTCTCCATACCGCGGACGTCTCGGGGAAATGGACCACGGCGAGGCGGGTCTTCGGGGCCGCGCTGATCGCGGTCTACATCGCCCTGCCCTGGATCCCGGTCAATGGCAGCCCGGCGCTGTTCTTCGACGTGGAGCAGCGGCGTTTCCATGTCTTCGGCCTCACGCTGGTGCCGCAGGACCTGTGGGTGATGTTCTTCGGCGTCACCGGGCTCGGCTTCACGCTGTTCTTTGTCACCGCGCTGCTGGGTCGCCTGTGGTGTGGCTGGGCGTGTCCCTACACGGTCTTCCTCGATCACGTCTTCCGCCGCATCGAACGGCTGGCCGAGGGTGATGCAGTCGCACGCCGCAAGCTCGATGCTGCGCCGTGGGCTGCCGGGAAGATCACCCGCCGCGGGGTGAAGCACCTGCTCTACGCGATCTGCGCCACCCTCATCGCGCACATTTTCCTCTCTTACTTCGTCTCGATCCCACGGCTCTACGAGCACATGCACGAGGGCCCGCTGGCACACGCCACGTCATTCGGCATCGTCGTTTTCCTCACGCTCGCGCTGTGGTTCTGCTTCGGGTGGTTCCGCGAGCAATTCTGCGTGATCATGTGCCCCTACGGCCGCCTGCAGAGCGCGCTCACGGACGACGACACGATCAATGTCGGCTACGACGAAAAGCGTGGCGAACCCCGTGGCGCGAAGGGCAAGGCAACCGGCGACTGCATCGACTGCCGGCGCTGCGTGAATGTCTGCCCGACCGGCATCGACATCCGCAACGGCCTCCAGCTCGAGTGCATCGGATGCGCCGCCTGCATCGACGCCTGCGACGACATCATGACGAAGGTCGGCCGGCCGAAAGGTCTGGTGCGCTATGATTCCCTGAATGGCCTGACGGGCAAGAAGCGCCGCTTCATCCGGCCGCGTGTGATCGCCTATACGGTGCTCGGCGCGATGGGCTTGCTGGCTTTTTCCATCGCCGGGTGGCGTCAGGCGCGGCCCTTCACCGCGGACTTCACCCGCATGCGCGGGCAGCCCTTCTACGCCGACGCCACCGCGATAAGGAACCACTACCAGGTCCGCTTTCACAACAAGCGCAACCAGCCCGCGCGCTTCACACTGCACCTCGCGGATGCGCCAACCGGCTACACGCTCAGCGGTGCGGACGCCGAGGTGGAAGTGCCGCCGCGCGGAGAGATCACGCGCCCGGCCATCGTAGTCGCTCCCGTTTCCGAATACCGCGGAGCCACCGATCTCCGCATCGAGGTCCGGGCCCAGCCCGGCGACGTGGTGCTCCGCCACGAGATGCGCTTCCTCGGTCCCGATCTCCAGAATCCTCAAAACTGA
- a CDS encoding TIGR03790 family protein, giving the protein MICFCGAALAVPTPPDPASVAVLYNSSSADSKALAEFYAKARNIPADHLVGLELPDSEEISRKDFDDKLRNRLIREYDRREWWVRGRGADGKLVPTELKIRILVCMRGVPSRVTGTGPALPPPAGEQPFTRTTQASVDSELALLGVEGVQVEAVVNNPYFKQEKTIAEAKLPMTLVGRIDGPTKEVCARMIKDAVEAENTGLWGMSVIDLSQMYPEHVEGDPAMEKVAKAHRDAGIPVIIDRNKETLPLNYPLRDTALYFGWYDWNINGPFVNQPFKFKKGAVAAHLHSFSAGQLRDTTKNWCAGLLSKGAAATLGNVYEPYLPLTHNFDIFNDRLMAGYTLVEAAYMSVPVLSWQNVVLGDPLYRPFLHLDGGGEKADEDRDYRALRLANLRWKEDPKQLDAMLLDAADRLKSGTLVEAVGLSRAARKEEALATADFRKAKLYFADKPDRLRMDLHLATMAREAGKKSEAIDLLRGARTLYADIPEVIAPATWAAILEPPPAQPQPPKK; this is encoded by the coding sequence ATGATATGTTTTTGCGGGGCGGCGCTGGCAGTGCCTACCCCGCCGGACCCGGCGTCCGTGGCGGTGCTCTACAATTCCTCCTCCGCGGACTCGAAGGCTCTGGCCGAATTCTACGCGAAGGCGCGGAACATTCCTGCCGATCATCTGGTCGGGTTGGAATTGCCGGACTCCGAGGAAATCTCGCGCAAGGACTTCGACGACAAGCTGCGCAACCGCCTGATCCGCGAATATGACCGCCGGGAGTGGTGGGTCCGCGGCCGGGGAGCGGATGGCAAGCTTGTACCGACCGAGCTGAAGATCCGCATCCTCGTCTGCATGCGCGGGGTGCCGAGCCGCGTCACGGGCACCGGCCCAGCCCTGCCGCCACCCGCGGGCGAGCAGCCTTTCACCCGCACCACCCAGGCGTCCGTGGATTCCGAGCTGGCGCTGCTGGGAGTCGAGGGCGTGCAAGTGGAGGCCGTGGTGAACAATCCCTACTTCAAGCAGGAGAAGACCATCGCCGAGGCGAAGCTGCCGATGACCTTGGTGGGCCGCATCGACGGGCCGACGAAGGAAGTCTGCGCGCGGATGATCAAGGACGCCGTGGAGGCAGAAAACACCGGCCTCTGGGGCATGTCCGTGATCGATCTCTCCCAGATGTATCCGGAGCATGTCGAAGGCGATCCGGCGATGGAAAAGGTCGCGAAGGCACATCGCGACGCCGGGATTCCGGTGATCATCGACCGGAACAAGGAGACCCTGCCGCTCAACTACCCGCTCCGCGATACCGCCCTGTATTTCGGCTGGTATGATTGGAACATCAACGGCCCCTTCGTGAACCAACCCTTCAAGTTCAAGAAGGGCGCGGTGGCGGCCCATCTGCACTCCTTCAGCGCCGGTCAGCTCCGCGACACCACGAAGAACTGGTGCGCGGGACTGCTGTCGAAGGGTGCCGCGGCCACGCTCGGGAATGTCTATGAACCCTACCTCCCGCTGACCCACAATTTCGACATCTTCAACGACCGCCTCATGGCCGGCTACACGCTCGTGGAGGCGGCCTACATGTCGGTGCCTGTGCTCTCGTGGCAAAACGTGGTGCTGGGCGACCCGCTCTACCGCCCCTTCCTCCACCTCGACGGTGGCGGTGAAAAAGCCGACGAGGATCGCGACTACCGCGCGCTGCGACTGGCGAATCTCCGCTGGAAGGAAGACCCGAAGCAACTCGACGCCATGCTGCTGGATGCTGCGGACCGACTGAAAAGCGGCACCCTCGTGGAAGCGGTCGGCCTTTCGCGCGCCGCCCGCAAGGAGGAAGCCTTGGCCACCGCTGACTTCCGAAAAGCGAAGCTCTACTTCGCGGACAAGCCGGATCGCCTGCGCATGGACCTGCACCTCGCCACCATGGCGCGGGAGGCGGGCAAGAAGTCCGAGGCCATCGACCTGCTGCGCGGGGCCCGCACCCTGTATGCAGACATCCCGGAAGTGATCGCCCCTGCCACGTGGGCCGCCATCCTTGAGCCACCGCCGGCCCAGCCTCAACCGCCGAAGAAATGA
- a CDS encoding glycogen synthase produces MSENPSRRPRILVVTPEITYLPEGMGNLAQRMCAKAGGLADVSASLVKALYDQGADVHVALPNYRRMFHLDVASVFDNEFEKVSRALPEQRIHLAQDRVFYHRSSVYGAENHLIALAFQREVINHTIPQVRPDLIHCNDWMTGLIPAVAKRYGIKSLFTVHNIHSEHLTLAQIEDRGIDAADFWQQCYFRRAPWNYEESRANNPVDLLTTGILSADHVNTVSPTFLEEIVHGHHHFIPDAIRNQLREKHREGRATGILNAPDPVFDPATDPYLKNHFTAATHAEGKLKNKLELQERLGLMGDPDVPLFFWPSRLDPVQKGCQLLGEILHSLVTQNRIQIAIIASGAYKNHFHDIVNRHRFHGQVAVRDFDEGLSHLGYAASDFIFMPSSFEPCGLPQMIAPKYGSLTIAHDTGGLHDTVEPFDADADKGNGFLFQHFNGDGLRWAVNEALRFYHAGEEHRVHHRARIMNEAVATFNHEATAAAYIKRYEQMLDTEVMA; encoded by the coding sequence ATGTCAGAAAACCCTTCCCGCCGCCCCCGCATCCTCGTCGTCACGCCGGAAATCACCTATTTGCCGGAGGGAATGGGCAACCTCGCCCAGCGGATGTGCGCGAAGGCCGGTGGACTGGCAGACGTCTCGGCCTCGCTGGTGAAGGCACTCTATGACCAGGGCGCGGACGTCCATGTGGCGCTGCCGAACTACCGCCGGATGTTCCACCTCGATGTGGCGAGCGTCTTCGACAATGAATTCGAGAAGGTCAGCCGGGCGCTGCCCGAGCAGCGCATCCACCTCGCGCAGGACCGCGTCTTCTACCACCGCTCCAGCGTCTATGGCGCGGAGAATCACCTCATCGCCCTGGCCTTCCAGCGCGAGGTGATCAATCACACCATCCCGCAGGTGCGGCCGGACCTGATCCACTGCAATGACTGGATGACCGGCCTCATCCCGGCAGTGGCGAAGCGCTACGGCATCAAGTCGCTCTTCACCGTCCACAATATCCACTCCGAGCACCTCACGCTGGCGCAGATCGAGGACCGGGGAATCGACGCCGCGGACTTCTGGCAGCAGTGCTACTTCCGCCGTGCGCCGTGGAACTACGAGGAAAGCCGTGCGAACAACCCGGTGGACCTGCTCACCACGGGCATCCTCTCCGCCGACCACGTGAATACGGTCAGCCCGACCTTCCTCGAGGAGATCGTCCACGGGCACCATCACTTCATCCCGGATGCGATCCGGAACCAGCTCCGCGAGAAGCATCGCGAAGGCCGGGCCACCGGCATCCTGAACGCGCCGGACCCGGTCTTCGATCCCGCGACGGACCCCTATCTGAAGAACCACTTCACCGCCGCGACGCACGCCGAGGGCAAGCTGAAGAACAAGCTGGAGCTGCAGGAACGGCTCGGCCTGATGGGAGATCCGGACGTGCCGCTCTTCTTCTGGCCCTCGCGCCTCGATCCCGTGCAGAAGGGATGTCAGCTCCTCGGCGAGATCCTTCACTCGCTCGTCACGCAGAACCGCATCCAGATCGCGATCATCGCGAGCGGCGCCTACAAGAACCACTTCCACGACATCGTGAACCGCCATCGCTTCCACGGTCAGGTGGCGGTGCGGGATTTCGATGAAGGGCTCTCGCACCTCGGCTACGCGGCCAGCGACTTCATCTTCATGCCATCCTCCTTCGAGCCCTGCGGACTGCCGCAGATGATCGCACCGAAGTATGGCAGCCTGACCATCGCCCACGATACAGGCGGCCTGCACGATACCGTGGAGCCCTTTGACGCCGATGCGGACAAGGGCAATGGCTTCCTCTTCCAGCACTTCAATGGCGACGGCCTGCGCTGGGCGGTGAACGAGGCCCTGCGCTTTTACCACGCCGGAGAGGAGCACCGGGTGCACCACCGCGCCCGCATCATGAATGAAGCCGTGGCCACCTTCAACCACGAGGCCACCGCCGCAGCCTATATCAAGCGCTACGAGCAGATGCTGGATACCGAGGTGATGGCGTGA
- a CDS encoding DUF2237 family protein, whose amino-acid sequence MATERRNVIGGVLQSCSTNPMTGFFRDGCCRTGRGDVGVHVVCASVTEEFLAWSRSRGNDLSTPRPEYDFPGLNPGDRWCLCAARWKEALDAGHAPAVVLESTHESALEFVDLADLEAHAMR is encoded by the coding sequence ATGGCGACGGAGCGAAGAAACGTGATCGGCGGGGTCCTGCAATCCTGCTCGACCAATCCGATGACTGGCTTTTTCCGCGATGGCTGCTGCCGCACGGGCCGCGGGGATGTCGGCGTTCATGTAGTCTGTGCCTCGGTGACGGAAGAATTTCTCGCCTGGTCAAGGTCCCGAGGGAACGACCTCAGCACGCCGCGCCCGGAGTATGATTTCCCCGGGCTAAATCCCGGCGACCGTTGGTGCCTCTGTGCTGCGCGTTGGAAGGAGGCGCTGGATGCCGGGCACGCGCCCGCGGTGGTGCTGGAGTCCACCCATGAATCTGCGCTCGAGTTTGTCGATCTCGCGGATTTGGAGGCACACGCGATGCGCTGA
- a CDS encoding beta strand repeat-containing protein yields MKPKDMYKTRITSRSALLASALVLATAAPSAMAITSNWLNNGTTPNGNWGDAVNWSAGIPTSAGDVANFNLNYSTNNKVVSLAGTSRTVGALTFGDPGSAYWTVTINGTGGGSLIFDNLGSPATITKAAANNNVLDQITAPVVLNSSLVIDTAAVGDVANQGGNSIQVTGVVSGSGGVTKNGTGAIYFTVANTYTGGTTLNAGKFHVSNNAGFGTGPITMNGGEIVPRAANRNLGNALVVQADFTAGVVGINNQLNFSGATNLNGGTRTITVNDTTVANDVVLSGVVSNGGLTKAGAGTLLVSNANTYTGPTTVTAGTLTVSNAQPFDTSSGVTVNGSGARFLIAANSLSTNILPPVTLTQGTVEGPGIINSLTVADAVANTVIPGNGLGAFTTVNSLTFQGAATLNIRANGPYAEQFILSQSLTTTTPASVVVNMTNTAGSWTSGSDYTVIDYETYTSVGNASHFVLGTMPGLNPTQTATLVNTGSEIVVRVTGETLKWTGNQSSDWTTAAVGGSRNWSQQSNPAEFTNGSAVSFDDGATRTDVNLASNVTPSITIIEAAFTDYVIGSTNGSGIQGGSLTKSLAGKLTLSTPNTYTGATTINGGILEVTGAGSIASSSTITNDAQLILNLDGASNVYANPIAGANAGTITKSGTGNLTLSGANTFTGGLVLDAGSLNLNSAGALGGGTTGIFTIHGGTTLDNTSAADVVLTSSKRQTWGGDFTFTGTHSLDMGSGEVTANGLGTDRIVAVNGSTLTVGELKSPAHGITKTGSGTLVLTSVGSFGAASVVNGTLAVNGGTVQMNRPGATEAESGDLTVGGLTGTGTIVNGASHARTLVVNTAGTNTNTFSGTLANGGSASLWLAKQGTGTLILNSANTHNGTTRVETGIMVLQNGGALGGSTYTNRTRTGALHIEGGITIPNNLILSNDGTGTGAIGYAVSNVSGNNVISGNISLLDGGGHTIIRSMADSLSITGNVTNGFNVLRNLILGGTSTAANSVSGVISNGVGANTITAVEKIDAGTWTLSGDNTYTGSTTVTAGTLSITKPVLSDTSAVVIGATGAVLNLTHTSTDQVGSLTINGQVKANGVYDSSTDPGFITGTGKIRVGPPPAGNGYTAWASSYPFTVGVNDGPEQDADGDGISNVLEYVLGGIPVGPGSNDLSILPKQTLDANDLILTFRRSDASEADAVVKVQFSTTLGSWTDFATLGPVSAGGVTITEDSPSADFDTVVVRIPRTNAVGQKLFGRVVATKP; encoded by the coding sequence ATGAAGCCCAAGGATATGTACAAAACCCGCATTACCAGTCGCTCTGCTCTTCTCGCCTCAGCGCTCGTCCTCGCCACTGCCGCACCCAGTGCCATGGCGATCACTTCGAACTGGCTGAACAACGGCACCACCCCCAACGGAAACTGGGGCGATGCCGTCAACTGGTCCGCCGGCATCCCGACCTCCGCCGGGGACGTCGCGAACTTCAATCTCAACTACAGCACCAACAACAAGGTCGTCTCGCTCGCCGGGACTTCCCGCACGGTGGGCGCACTCACTTTCGGCGACCCGGGTTCGGCTTATTGGACCGTCACGATCAATGGCACGGGTGGCGGCAGCCTCATCTTCGACAATCTTGGCAGCCCGGCCACGATAACGAAGGCGGCGGCAAACAATAACGTTCTCGACCAGATCACCGCGCCGGTAGTCCTCAATAGCAGCCTCGTCATTGACACGGCAGCCGTGGGCGATGTCGCGAACCAAGGAGGGAACAGCATTCAGGTGACGGGCGTGGTCAGCGGCTCCGGCGGCGTCACGAAGAACGGCACGGGCGCGATCTATTTCACCGTCGCGAATACCTACACCGGCGGCACCACGCTTAATGCAGGCAAGTTCCACGTGAGCAACAACGCGGGCTTCGGCACCGGCCCGATCACGATGAATGGCGGCGAGATCGTCCCGCGCGCCGCGAACCGCAACCTGGGCAATGCGCTCGTGGTGCAGGCGGACTTCACCGCCGGCGTGGTGGGCATCAACAACCAGCTCAATTTCTCCGGTGCGACGAACCTGAACGGAGGCACACGCACCATCACCGTCAACGACACCACCGTCGCGAATGACGTGGTGCTCTCCGGTGTCGTCTCGAATGGCGGCCTGACGAAGGCTGGCGCGGGCACCCTGCTGGTGAGCAATGCGAACACCTACACCGGCCCCACGACGGTGACTGCGGGCACGTTGACGGTGAGCAATGCGCAGCCCTTTGACACCAGCAGCGGCGTCACGGTCAATGGCAGCGGAGCCCGCTTCCTAATCGCGGCGAATTCCCTCTCCACCAACATCCTTCCGCCGGTCACGCTGACACAGGGCACGGTCGAAGGCCCGGGCATCATTAACAGCCTCACCGTCGCCGACGCGGTGGCGAATACGGTCATCCCGGGCAATGGCCTCGGTGCGTTCACCACGGTGAACTCGCTCACCTTCCAGGGAGCAGCCACCCTGAATATCCGGGCCAATGGTCCCTATGCGGAGCAATTCATCCTCTCCCAGTCCCTCACGACGACAACCCCGGCCAGCGTGGTCGTGAACATGACGAATACCGCAGGTTCCTGGACCTCGGGTTCGGATTACACGGTGATCGACTACGAGACCTACACCTCGGTGGGGAATGCATCGCACTTCGTGCTCGGCACGATGCCGGGACTGAATCCGACGCAGACCGCGACACTGGTGAATACCGGCAGCGAGATCGTCGTGCGCGTGACGGGCGAGACCTTGAAGTGGACTGGCAACCAGAGCTCCGATTGGACCACCGCGGCCGTTGGCGGTTCGCGGAACTGGAGCCAGCAAAGCAACCCGGCCGAATTCACGAATGGCAGCGCGGTCAGCTTCGACGATGGCGCGACACGGACCGACGTGAATCTCGCGTCGAACGTAACGCCCTCGATCACGATCATCGAGGCGGCCTTCACCGATTACGTCATTGGTAGCACGAATGGCTCTGGCATCCAGGGCGGGTCCCTGACGAAGAGCCTCGCAGGGAAGCTCACGCTTTCCACCCCGAATACCTACACGGGTGCCACCACCATCAATGGCGGTATCCTCGAGGTGACGGGAGCAGGCTCGATCGCCTCTTCCTCCACGATCACGAACGACGCCCAGCTCATCCTGAATTTGGATGGTGCCAGCAATGTCTATGCAAACCCCATCGCGGGTGCGAATGCAGGCACCATCACGAAGTCGGGCACGGGCAATCTGACCCTGAGCGGCGCGAATACCTTCACCGGTGGACTCGTCCTCGACGCGGGCAGCCTGAACCTGAACAGCGCCGGAGCACTCGGCGGCGGCACCACCGGTATCTTCACCATCCACGGCGGCACCACCTTGGACAACACGAGCGCGGCGGACGTCGTGCTCACGTCGTCGAAGCGTCAGACCTGGGGCGGAGACTTCACTTTCACCGGCACGCACAGCCTGGACATGGGCTCCGGCGAAGTGACGGCGAATGGCCTGGGCACCGATCGCATCGTGGCGGTGAATGGCAGCACGCTCACCGTGGGTGAGCTCAAGAGCCCCGCTCACGGCATCACGAAGACGGGCAGCGGGACGCTCGTCCTCACCAGCGTGGGCTCCTTCGGTGCGGCAAGCGTCGTGAACGGAACCCTCGCGGTCAACGGCGGGACCGTGCAGATGAATCGCCCGGGCGCGACCGAAGCCGAGAGTGGCGATCTCACGGTGGGCGGGCTTACAGGTACGGGAACCATCGTGAACGGAGCATCTCACGCTCGCACGCTGGTCGTGAATACGGCAGGGACCAATACCAACACCTTCAGCGGCACTCTTGCCAATGGAGGATCGGCTTCGCTGTGGCTGGCCAAGCAGGGGACCGGCACATTGATCCTTAACTCGGCGAATACCCACAATGGCACGACACGGGTCGAAACCGGGATCATGGTCCTGCAAAACGGTGGAGCGCTCGGTGGCAGCACCTACACCAACCGGACCCGCACCGGTGCCCTTCACATTGAGGGGGGCATCACCATTCCGAACAACCTCATCCTCAGCAATGATGGAACGGGCACCGGCGCCATCGGCTATGCGGTCTCGAATGTCAGCGGGAACAACGTCATCTCCGGCAACATCTCGCTGCTGGACGGCGGCGGTCACACGATCATCCGCTCCATGGCGGACTCGCTGTCCATCACGGGCAATGTGACGAACGGCTTCAACGTGCTCCGCAACCTCATCCTCGGAGGCACCTCCACCGCTGCGAACTCGGTGAGCGGCGTGATCTCGAACGGCGTGGGCGCAAATACCATCACCGCGGTGGAAAAGATCGATGCCGGCACCTGGACGCTCTCCGGGGACAATACCTACACCGGCAGCACCACCGTGACTGCGGGCACGCTGTCGATCACCAAGCCGGTGCTTTCCGACACCTCCGCAGTGGTCATCGGAGCGACGGGAGCCGTGCTGAATCTGACGCACACGTCCACCGACCAGGTGGGCTCGCTGACGATCAATGGCCAGGTGAAGGCCAACGGCGTGTATGACTCGAGCACCGATCCCGGCTTCATCACCGGTACCGGCAAGATTCGCGTGGGTCCTCCTCCGGCTGGAAACGGCTACACCGCCTGGGCTTCTTCCTATCCCTTCACCGTCGGCGTGAATGACGGGCCGGAGCAGGATGCGGACGGCGACGGCATCAGCAACGTGCTGGAGTACGTGCTCGGCGGCATCCCGGTCGGACCGGGATCGAATGACCTGTCGATCCTGCCGAAGCAGACCCTGGATGCGAATGACCTGATTCTCACCTTCCGTCGCTCGGATGCCTCCGAAGCTGATGCGGTGGTGAAGGTGCAGTTCTCCACGACCCTCGGCTCGTGGACCGACTTCGCCACCCTCGGTCCTGTGTCCGCGGGCGGAGTGACGATTACGGAGGATTCCCCATCCGCGGACTTCGATACCGTGGTGGTCCGCATTCCCCGCACGAATGCCGTCGGCCAGAAGCTCTTCGGCCGCGTCGTCGCGACGAAGCCCTGA